In Aquila chrysaetos chrysaetos chromosome 24, bAquChr1.4, whole genome shotgun sequence, the genomic stretch GCTCTCTGGTAGCTACTGCACAGCTTGTctgggcactgctgctgctgagggagaTCCTGAGGAGACGCAGTGAGTCACTGTGCACTGCTACATCGCAGCCCAGTTGGATTCCATGGTAATCACTGCTGGCTTTTCCTGATCAGGACCTCACAGCAAGCCTCTGCTTCAGGCTCTGTCCCTTTCTCATCCGGACTAGGAAAAACTGCAAGTACACATTAGCTGATCAAACTATTTCCATAAGACgtaggcagcagctgcagcttggCTGTGGAGGGAGAACACATGTGCCTGCTGTCTGGAGAGGGAGGTGGGTGTATGGCCATTTAATTGTACAGTGGGCAAATGCTAAGGCAGTCGCTGACCCACTTTGTGAGGGCAGGTCGGACTTGATCTTGGCGTCGACTCGCAGTAGGAAGATGACCCATTAACAGTCAGCATCAGCTGAGCCTGGCGGGGCCttccctgggcagagctgtcgGCAGTCTTGGTGGCAGCAGTCTACAGTCACGGGTCTGTTCTCTGGTGAGTTTCAGGTGCTGGAAGCGGTTTGGTGCAGTCTGGAAGGGTAACCTAATGCTGTCGCACAAGCTGAGACAGGCCTTGGGGACCCGCTGACAGGAGCCCTTGCTACCAAGGTGCGTCTCTCTTGGAGACCGAAAAGCCTGTTCCTAGCCTGCTGCAGAGATCCGGGATGGCTGTGTTCCATCTGCCACCCCGAGGATGTGCATGGGGCTCCCAGTGTGGCCACGGTGGAGGGAATTGGCTTCTTGATCTTGAGTTGCTGTTGCTACAGAAGGATGGGAAGAAATGCTGAGGACCAAGCAGTGGGAGCCCATCTCCCTGCAGTGGGGAACACCAGTGCAGAAGGGCTCTGAGAAGAGATGAGATGTGGATGGGATGACTCAGGCTGTGTGATTTCACTTGCGGAGACCCTGGAGCTCTGTGGGGTTGAGGACATTATATTTACCTGAGGCTCTTTGACCAGGCTCGTTCGCTTCTGGCCTCCTGGAGCTAGTTAGTAAGCTGCCAGCCCTGTTCTTTAGCACTAATTGGGATTGAGCAGTTGGTGTAACTCAGTAATGTATTCGGGCACCTCCCAGGCTGCGCTTCTGGAGCTGTGAGGCAGCTCCACGAGGCAgcgggggcagggggtggctggCAGGCCCAGGAAGGGGCTGAAGCAGGAGTTTGAGGAAATCCCCTGCCAGCCTACCTGCCCTGGGCACCTCCACAGTTTGGGGAATGGTATCCAGTGGGTCTTGTAAGAGGAAATGTTGGGTTTGCTTGGCCATATGGATCTGTTCAGATTGCTTCCCAGCCAGACGGGCCAGAACTAAGCTTCAGAGGGGGATGAAGTACATAGCTGGGTAAGAAATGGTGGGATGTCCTGGCAGCaagctgctccctgcctgcaggtgcctcctgggctgcagtgagTTCCAAAAAAACCTTCAGTCCTGTTCAGTGTAAATAGGGAAATTGGCCCTTATCCATATACTTGTCTAATCCTCTTTGCTTCCTTGGGATTTGCTGCTGCAAGAAGTCTGTAGGCTGTCTTACCAGGCGCTTCATTAAAAAACCTCTTTATTTGTCTCTTTACTGGCCATCACTGTGGCTTCTGCGAGTGTGCTCTAGGCCCTTGTACTGCAGGGCTCCTCTTCTGTCCTGGCACACTGCATCCAGCTCCAAttctctcttgttttctctAGTCTCTTATCTCATGGAGAGGTTTTTTCCTGGTCTCAAACCCTTTCTGGAACCTTCTTAATTCTGTGTTGGACAAGATAAAGATAATCAGAGTGGAGCCCGCTACCCTGAGGAGCAGCTTCCCTCTCATCACATGATAGATTTGTTTGCGTTGTGCTGGAGCACGTCTGCAGTTCTGACGGCTGTTTTGTCCTGAGCAAGGTTTTTGTTAGATAGCTGACAGCTATGCCCTGGATGTTTCTTGCAGTGGCTGTACTGGTTTAGGAAGTAGTGGTATGGTGCGGAGTTGTGTGTTTActagaagaaaagatttttttgggggggttgggagTGGGGAAGCTactgagaaaaatgttaagcCCTGCTAACTCAGCTGAACCCGTAGGGATGGTGGCCCCAGCAGAGCTCCTGACTTGTCTAGCACGCGTCAAGACTGCGCTTTATTAAAGACTGATTCTGTGGCTGCTGTGTTTAGCTCAGGTCTGTTGCTTCCCTCCACTTATGTTCCTGTCCCATGTCCCTGCTCATGTGTTACAGCTGCTGTCTCCTGGTATGACGAGTTCCAGAGGCTCTACGACACCATCCCTTGCGTGGAAGTGCAGGCTCTGAAGGAGCACAATGACCAGGTTTTGCACCTCAGCTTCTCCCACTCTGGCTGTTTGTTTGCATCATGCTCCAAAGACTGTACCGTCAAGGTAAAGTGGCAGCCTCCCTTGCACAGCCCTTCCAGCTTTGATTTAGTGGGACTTAGCTGGGAGAGCAGCCTGTAGGAAGTCTGTGGAGAGGAGAGGTTTGACCAGGTGTCCCTGGACTTAGGCTGGTTCCTGCAGATGCTGAGTTGTTCTTAAAGCCACAGAACTTTAATGACTCTTGCAAACATAGCCTTGAGGGCTGTGGATTCCAGCTCCAGCCTGTGTGAAGGTGGCCAAGGTGCCTGCCTGGCTCTGGCTGCTTTCTAGGTGCAGATCAGTCCCCTGTTGTGCCATGGGTCTAACAAAGAGTGTGGAGATCCAGTGCAGAAGATGTCTTGCATGAGTGGTTGTCTTGCAAGAAGTATCTCTAAACATGCTGAAGAATCCAGCTGTGACAGTACCATTCACTGCCTGAACACCTTCTCCACTGGCTGATGGAGAAGTAGTCCTGCATTTAGCCGCTCTCCAAGGCTGTTGGCCATTTTCTGTCAGGGGAATTGACAGGGAAATCAGGACTGGGAGGCAGTTAAATAGggtctttgattttttttttttttttttttttttccttgtcctgGTGAGTGCTGACAAAACAGATGAAGTGGAACCTCTCAGGCTTCTCAAGTTTCCTGactgtttgtctgtctgtctgtagATCTGGAGCAATGAGTTGGATatctccctgcagcacagctccaaCATGAGGCCGTACAACTGGAGCTATACACAGTTCTCCCAGTTCAACTCTGATGACTCCCTCCTTCTGGTGTCAGGTGTCTTTGTGGGGCCTCACAACTCCTCGTCAGGAGAGATTGCCGTAATCAGCATGGGTAAATGCCGCCCTCGCCTTCATTGGGGCTTACTGGGAGATGTGAAATGGTGGGTGCTGGGgttcccttcctcttcaggTGTGCAGTGGCCTTGACATCTGCTTGTCCTGCCTTCCATCATCTGTGCAAAGGGGTCCCAATCACAGTTTCATAGGGTAAACCTTCCAGATGATAGCCTTAACTCTGCTCAGGTCACCACATCATCACCTAAAGGCAGTGTAGCATATATTTATTCTCACTTAACTTCTGTTCTAAGTGACAGTCTGGGCAAGGCAAGAAGTTATCCACATTACCTGTTGTGTTGAAGCCACCATTTCTGACTCAAGTGGTGCTAGTCCCACGCTGAGGTCTCGCGCGGCTTTCTGAAGTGCATTCTTCTGGGCCTGCTTCACCTCTTCTGATGCAGTTCTGTGAAACTTGCTAACCCCAGCTGCGTTGTCTCTCACTGTCTCTGTGCTACAGTCCCACTGTGCCATAAATCAAGGAGTGCTGCTAAAAGCACAGCTGTCTTGCTCAGAAAGGCCCTGAGCCCCAGGGACGGGAGTGAAGAAGTTCTGTACATGTTTGACTTGTTCTTGTCCTTGGGGTGTCTGCTTTGGGAGAAAGGCTGTGAGGTTAGATTGCTCTCTGGTCTGGCTCCATCTGACTGCCCTTTTATTTTGGTTTCCCGTGTGCATGCTCTCCCCACACATCTCTCTAGAAGAGAGAAGTAACCTATCTTCAGAGTAGTGTCTGGAACTGGATGGTGGTTGGGCAGTGTCTGCTCAGTTTGTGGTGGAGGTGCTGCATCAGTGCCTCTCCTGTGGAGACTTCGAGCCACTTCCTATGTCTTCTGCCATGGTTTCTCCAGGGCCCTTGCTGGGAGCCATCACCTCACACTCGTGTTTCCCCTCCCTTCCAGAGAACTTCACACTGCTTTCCAGGGTGAGGAATAAGCCCTATGATGTGTTTGGCTGCTGGCTGAATGAAACCAACTTGATATCTGGCAATCTGCATCGGATTGGGCGTATAACCTCCTGTTCTGTGCTGTGGCTGAACAACGCTTTCCAGGTGAGATGCCTTTGTTCCAGCTCCACAGGCAGTGCAGCTTCCTGCTGGCTCctgggagaggaaaagctgtGGAGGAGGTGCAACCAGGGAAGAGTGGCCCAGTCCTCCTGTACTCCCTGTTTGTCGTCTCTGACTTGCCCTCAGGATCTTGAGCTTGAGGCAACCCTTGCGTGAGGTTTCTCCACGCTTGGTGTTGTGGTACCCATTGCAATATTCTAACTCTGCCCTCAGATTCCATTAACTCTTGCCCCATTAACTGGGATGAGGACTTGAGTGCAGTGCCCTAGAGCATGCGTTGCTCAACAGGAGAGTGGTTGAACCACAGCAGGGTTGCTGAGGTCCTTGATAGTATGCAACTGGGCCTGGGACGGCTGTAGTCTGGCACGTATCTGAGCAGTGGCTGTTCTCCCACTTGGCAGCTCAGTGCATTGTTCCTGGGAGCTGGAGCTAGCTGAGAGGCtgagctcagccctgcctgtccttgcTGACATTTCTGTGGGCCAGGTGATGTCTGATGCTGTGATGAGACCTGGAGATCAGTGTGTGCTGGCCTTAGACTGCTTGTTTGCTGCTTGTTCATTCTCTGGCACTTGTGCTGCTGGGACATGTTCCTCTTCCATGTTTTGCCTCTGTCTCAATGTCACAGCTGCACATCCTGGcgttttgtgttttttaacatGAATGATTGCTGGCCCTGGGTGGAATCCTCTGGTAGCAGAGACCCTTCCCATAACCACATCTCTGTGCTGCACTGACACTACAGTGTTAACTCTTCTATCTCTGAGAGGCGAGGAAGGACCTTGCCCACTTTGACAGGGGGTGTTGAAGTGCAGCCGCAGACTGCCAGAGCAGTTAGGCAGAAAGAGACCTGCTGCTTGTGTCTGGGAGCAGATACCCCTCAGCAGGACCAGCCTGGTTATAGGCAAAGTCCAGGAGCATGGAGgtcctctgcctctgctgcttgTAGGCCAGTGGGTTGGCACTTCACGCTGCACCTATGTTTATCGCACAGGCCTGTTCCTGAAATTCTTGTAAAGCGCTGAGCAGCACCAGCTAATGACCTCAGGCAGAGGGGTGGCAGCAAAGCTTCCTGGCCTCTGTGTTCCCAACTCTGCTGTCATCTGCCTGCAGGAGCTTTTTGTCTTGGTGTGCCTACCTCTAAGATAGGAAGGAGTGCAACAAAGCTGGCCAGCCTCTTGAGCCATTTCTCATCGTCAGGACTCCATATAGGAGTGCAAAGAGAGGTCGGTGTGTGGCTGGTGTCCGCTGTGCAGGCTCAAGGTCTGAGCAGACAGCTCTTAGTTTGAGCTGTAGGAGTGACCCTCCAGTGAGGTGGTTCCTGCTTACTTCTCCCTTCTGCTTGCAGGGCATAGAGTCTGAGAATGTGAATGTAGTGAAGAGACTGTTCAAAATCCAGAACCTCAATGCCAGCACTATCCGGACTGTGATGGTGGCTGACTGCAGCCGGTATGATTCCCCAGACCTGCTCCTGGACTATGAGGAGCAGCTAGCTGCTTCCTCCACCTCCACCTGCCCAGTCTTTGATCTTGGCAGTGacagtgaggaagaggaggccaAGCCCAAGCAGATGCCGGAGCCAGCATTACAGGAATTTCCGGATGATGGGGGTGTGACAGCAGAGGACGGGCTGCAGCAGTTCTTTGATGATATCATGGAGGGCCGTGTGAGGCCTGCCATGACCGAGACAGAGTTGGAGACAAAGGTGGCTGAGCTGTTTGTACGCAACAGAACTAAACCGCCTGAGCTGAACCTGCTCTCCACGGACAGCAACAGCAAGACAAAATACTTAATCTTCACCACAGGATGCCTCACCTACTCCCCACACCAGATAGGTAAGGCTGTGGTCTGAGCGCAGGGCATGCCAGCCTCCCCGGGGGTGTGGGCTGCGGCTCGCTCTGAATTTGAATCTGGAAAAGACCTGTTTTATTTGCTGCCTGTTTGTGGTGAGTGAGTTGCAGTTTTGCTCAGGCTGCTGGATTCTTGATACGGGAGGCTTTTGAGATGCCCCTGGTCACTGAAGGGGGTTCAGCACCACAAGCACTTTGCCTGAGGGTTGTTTTGTTGCTACCAGGCTTGACACGTGGCCAAACAAGAAAGTCATGGCAAGGGGTGAGCAGAAGATCAAAAAGGAACTCCTGACTTGAGGACATCAGCCATGAGTTGCGCACTAGGGGGTGGTTGGGAAGGGCGGCGATTGCCCTGATAGGAGTATGTGGAAGGCCCTCAGCCCTGTTGTCTTGTGGGGATGGAGAGGGCATCAGGGCAAGACTAGTTTGAGCAGCTTGAAGTTCACATGCGTGTGGCTTGCACAGTGCCCCTCAACTCTGGGAGACgaagccctgcctgcccctgtgCTTGCCTGCCTGATCCAGGTGATCACCCTGCATCAGGTGGCCTTTCAGCCTTGGTGAGACACTTGGGCACCCCTGGTTTGGTACTGAAGAGCCTTCATGGTGGGTTATTAGCTGCCCCAAGGGGTGTTTCCATGGCAAGCTGATGACAGGCAGCTTGCTGGGCACAGCCTCCTTGCTCAGTGGGGTACAGGGGATTGTAGTTGCAGCACAAGCCAGGCAATGGCGCTGCTGGTGACCTTTTTCTGGGTTAGGACTTCCCTTGCTCATCTGGGGCTCTCTTGTTGAGGCACTGGGACTAGCAGAGTCTGAATTTATAGGAAGCTAGTGCAGTGATGAGTAGAAGCAGGTAGACTAGCTGCTTTGCCAAAAGCCCCTAAAACTAGCAGAGAAGTTCAGTGGAAAGGACCAGACAGATAAGTAGAAatgtggggagggaaggagagctgcTTCCAGGCAAGAATACTCTTCTGTAAAGCCAGACAGTTTCAGttccttttgctgcttgcaCAATTACAGCCTTACTTTACTGCTGCAGGCTCTTCTAACCTTCC encodes the following:
- the FBXW5 gene encoding F-box/WD repeat-containing protein 5; protein product: MDAGGGPLLPDSVLYEIFLYLDHVDVLSAGLVCRQWHAVARDEFLWKELFYRYYRISREVPRHPAAVSWYDEFQRLYDTIPCVEVQALKEHNDQVLHLSFSHSGCLFASCSKDCTVKIWSNELDISLQHSSNMRPYNWSYTQFSQFNSDDSLLLVSGVFVGPHNSSSGEIAVISMENFTLLSRVRNKPYDVFGCWLNETNLISGNLHRIGRITSCSVLWLNNAFQGIESENVNVVKRLFKIQNLNASTIRTVMVADCSRYDSPDLLLDYEEQLAASSTSTCPVFDLGSDSEEEEAKPKQMPEPALQEFPDDGGVTAEDGLQQFFDDIMEGRVRPAMTETELETKVAELFVRNRTKPPELNLLSTDSNSKTKYLIFTTGCLTYSPHQIGIKRILPHQMTTAGPVLGEERRSDEFFDSLDHVIDIHGHIIGMGLSPDHRYLYVNSRAWPRDCVISDPMQPPPIAEEIDLHVFDLKTMKEVKRALRAHRAYTPNEECFFIFLDVSRDFVASGAEDRHGYIWDRHYNICLAKLQHDNVVNSVAFSPVEQELLLTASDDTTIKVWRSPRTVRIQQARKPRPRKLLFSWLMNQRS